The region CATGTACAGGTTTTGCAGTTATGGCAGAATCCGCCTTCTGCCAGCCGGGCCAGATCACGGCGGGTCACATCGCATCCCGCCAGCAGGCGCGGCAGCAGCAGATCAAACCCTGTCGTTTTGTAATACAACGCACATGCGGGCACTCCTATCACGCGGGCCACGGTTCCGTTGTGGCGCAGTCTGCCCACCAGCGTCATGGTGCCGGGCAGCACCGGCATGCCGTACAACGCATCAGTCAGGCCGGCGTCCACCAGTCCGGCGCGGGTCACATCGTCGGGATCCACGCTCATGCCTGCCGTGGTCACCACCAGTTCAGCGCCCTGTTCCAGAAAACCCCGTACGGCCTGCGCTATGGCTTCTCTGTCATCGGGAACAATACTGCTGCTCACCACCTCGCAGCCCAACCCCATCAGTTTGCCGGTGACAATGGGAATAAACCGGTCTTCTATCAGTCCCTGAAACACCTCTGTTCCGGTAACCAGCACAGCTGCTTTTTTCACTTTCAGCGGCAGCACGGAAAGCACCGGACTGTCCCCCAGCGCAGTCAAAGCCCTGCTGAAATGTTCCTGTGACAGGTACAATGGAATGGCGCGGCTGCCGGCTATCAGGCGTCCTTCCTCCACAACCGCTGCATGATGGCGGGTTGCCAGCATGACATCCGGCACCAGATTAAACCGCTCAAGCGCTTCCAGATCAATGCTCAGCATACCTGTACGGGCAGCACGGAAATTGATTTTGCCCTCACGCGGCGGCAGGTCATACTCCACCCCCTGCCCTGCCATACGGGCGGCAAATGCCTGCACGGCGTCGTTTTCATGCACCCACTCGGAACCGGGCAAAGCCGAATCGTCATAGACATGAAACTTGCCCATACGCTGCAGACGGCACAGGTCGCCCGCTTCCAGCGTCTGTCCGGCCAGCACAGCCGGTCCCTTGGCCTCGTCGGGAATAATCTCCGTCATATCATGCAGCGCTGTTCTGCCGTAGGCATCTTCCACCGGCACCACGCGCAGCGGGGCCCGCTCGAGCACACCGCCGGCAGCGCCGGAGCCCCCCTCACGGGCATCCACCACATAAGGAGCCTCGCCCTGACAGCCGCGGCATATACCGCCGTCGCGGGAAGGATACGGTTCGCCGCAGACAGGACATACCCCCACTTCTCCCATGTGCGCGTGCCCCAGATGCTTGGGATCGATGCGCACAGCCTGAATGGAGCATACGGACTCGCCCGCCTCCTCAATCTCTCTGAACAGCTGGTCGGAATCCTGCTCCGCCTTGGGACGCAGCTTCATGAACCATGCGTAATATTCGGGCCACGCCTTGAGTTTGGCGGCATCGACGTATACCCGGTACCCCTCCCCTGTATATTTGTCATACAGCGACACCG is a window of Oleidesulfovibrio alaskensis DSM 16109 DNA encoding:
- a CDS encoding FmdE family protein; protein product: MNIGKYTFEEFKELAAAFHSYPAPGLLLGGYMVEMARRHLPEGTLFEAMVESAKCLPDAVQLLTLCSTGNQWMKVVPLGRYAVSLYDKYTGEGYRVYVDAAKLKAWPEYYAWFMKLRPKAEQDSDQLFREIEEAGESVCSIQAVRIDPKHLGHAHMGEVGVCPVCGEPYPSRDGGICRGCQGEAPYVVDAREGGSGAAGGVLERAPLRVVPVEDAYGRTALHDMTEIIPDEAKGPAVLAGQTLEAGDLCRLQRMGKFHVYDDSALPGSEWVHENDAVQAFAARMAGQGVEYDLPPREGKINFRAARTGMLSIDLEALERFNLVPDVMLATRHHAAVVEEGRLIAGSRAIPLYLSQEHFSRALTALGDSPVLSVLPLKVKKAAVLVTGTEVFQGLIEDRFIPIVTGKLMGLGCEVVSSSIVPDDREAIAQAVRGFLEQGAELVVTTAGMSVDPDDVTRAGLVDAGLTDALYGMPVLPGTMTLVGRLRHNGTVARVIGVPACALYYKTTGFDLLLPRLLAGCDVTRRDLARLAEGGFCHNCKTCTWPKCPFGK